Proteins from a single region of Amorphus orientalis:
- a CDS encoding chlorophyllide a reductase iron protein subunit X gives MNAIGPKPTAHEQRTIHENLRQEAAIEPDPAHTAPVTKKTEVIAIYGKGGIGKSFTLANLSYMMAQLGKKVLLIGCDPKSDTTSLLFGGRACPTIIETSSRKKAAGDTVEIGDVCFVRDGVFAMELGGPEVGRGCGGRGIIHGFELLEKLGFHEWDFDYVLLDFLGDVVCGGFGLPIARDMCQKVIVVGSNDLQSLYVANNVCSAVEYFRKLGGNVGVAGMVVNKDDGTGEAAAFAETVGIPVLASIPAHDEIRRKSANYEIIGHPDGTWGSLFGELATNVAEAPPLHPTPLDQDGLLGLFKGEAVGRGVTLTPATMADMCGANAVDKPSLEVIYDTV, from the coding sequence ATGAACGCGATCGGCCCCAAGCCCACCGCGCACGAGCAGCGCACGATCCACGAAAATCTGCGGCAGGAAGCTGCGATCGAGCCGGATCCGGCGCACACGGCGCCCGTCACCAAGAAAACCGAAGTCATCGCGATCTACGGCAAGGGCGGGATCGGCAAGAGCTTCACGCTGGCCAACCTGTCCTACATGATGGCGCAGCTCGGCAAGAAGGTCCTGCTGATCGGCTGCGATCCGAAGAGCGACACCACCTCGCTCCTGTTCGGCGGCCGGGCCTGCCCGACCATCATCGAGACCTCGTCGCGCAAGAAGGCCGCCGGCGACACCGTCGAGATCGGCGACGTCTGCTTCGTCCGCGACGGCGTCTTCGCCATGGAGCTGGGCGGGCCGGAAGTCGGCCGCGGCTGCGGCGGACGCGGCATCATCCACGGCTTCGAACTCCTGGAGAAGCTCGGCTTCCACGAGTGGGACTTCGACTACGTCCTGCTCGACTTCCTGGGCGACGTGGTGTGCGGCGGCTTCGGCCTGCCGATTGCCCGCGACATGTGCCAGAAGGTCATCGTGGTCGGCTCCAACGACCTGCAGTCGCTCTACGTTGCCAACAACGTCTGCTCCGCGGTGGAATATTTCCGCAAGCTCGGCGGCAATGTCGGCGTGGCCGGCATGGTCGTCAACAAGGACGACGGCACCGGTGAGGCGGCCGCATTCGCCGAGACGGTCGGCATTCCGGTGCTGGCCTCGATCCCGGCCCACGACGAGATCCGGCGCAAGAGCGCCAACTACGAGATCATCGGCCATCCGGACGGCACGTGGGGCTCCCTCTTCGGCGAGCTGGCGACCAACGTCGCCGAAGCCCCGCCGCTGCACCCGACGCCCCTCGACCAGGACGGACTTCTCGGGCTGTTCAAGGGCGAGGCGGTCGGCCGCGGCGTCACGCTGACCCCGGCGACCATGGCCGACATGTGCGGCGCGAACGCCGTCGACAAGCCGTCCCTCGAAGTCATCTACGACACGGTTTGA
- the bchC gene encoding chlorophyll synthesis pathway protein BchC, with amino-acid sequence MQTFAVVLEEPKHLVLRELDLAPTGDDDVVVEIEWSGISTGTERLLWSGRMPPFPGMGYPLVPGYESVGRVSATGANAGLRIGQRVFVPGARCFGSVRGLFGGAASRLVVPARRVTPIDDTISEDGVLLALAATAYHAIAAEDAACPDLIVGHGVLGRLLARVTLAVFGLAPVVWERDPARRTGAVGYSVIDPESDARSGYSAIYDVSGDARVLDTLIGRLARGGQIALAGFYEDRLGFDFPGAFMREARIRVAAEWQPDDLACVLALVEAGRLDLSGLITHRRDAREAAAAYQAAFDDPACLKMILDWRTPA; translated from the coding sequence ATGCAGACTTTCGCCGTCGTTCTGGAAGAACCGAAACATCTGGTACTGCGCGAACTCGATCTGGCGCCGACCGGCGACGACGACGTGGTGGTCGAGATCGAGTGGAGCGGCATCAGCACCGGCACCGAACGCCTCCTGTGGAGCGGCCGCATGCCGCCCTTCCCCGGCATGGGCTATCCGCTGGTTCCCGGCTACGAGTCGGTCGGCCGCGTGTCGGCGACCGGCGCCAACGCCGGCCTGCGGATCGGTCAGCGCGTCTTCGTTCCAGGCGCCCGATGCTTCGGCTCCGTGCGCGGGCTCTTCGGCGGCGCGGCCTCGCGTCTCGTCGTGCCGGCGCGCCGGGTGACGCCCATCGATGACACCATCTCCGAGGACGGCGTTCTGCTGGCGCTCGCCGCGACCGCCTACCACGCCATCGCCGCCGAAGACGCGGCCTGCCCGGACCTGATCGTCGGCCACGGCGTGCTCGGCCGGCTGCTTGCCCGCGTCACCCTGGCCGTCTTCGGGCTGGCGCCCGTGGTCTGGGAACGCGATCCGGCCAGGCGCACCGGCGCGGTCGGCTACAGCGTGATCGACCCCGAGAGCGATGCACGCAGCGGCTACAGCGCGATCTACGACGTCAGCGGCGACGCCCGCGTCCTCGACACGCTGATCGGGCGTCTTGCCCGCGGCGGCCAGATCGCCCTCGCCGGCTTCTACGAGGACCGGCTGGGCTTCGACTTTCCGGGTGCATTCATGCGCGAGGCGCGGATCCGCGTGGCGGCCGAATGGCAGCCGGACGATCTCGCCTGCGTGCTGGCGCTCGTGGAAGCCGGCCGGCTCGATCTGTCCGGCCTCATCACCCATCGCCGTGACGCCCGTGAGGCGGCGGCTGCCTATCAGGCCGCCTTCGACGACCCGGCCTGCCTGAAGATGATCCTCGATTGGAGAACGCCAGCATGA
- a CDS encoding methyltransferase has product MAAGDAQVVSEPRRRRPSVSGAWQDLRNRLIASPRFKRLAFSLPFIRPLAERNVRQVFDLLAGFVYSQTLFACVELGLLQKLAEGPHDASALGRMTDVPPDRLRRLLAAAAAVDLVEERRDGTYGLGLAGAVVASDPGLMAMIRHHRFLYADLADPLALVRGTAGPTELASYWPYAAADRPEALEGAPVTDYSALMSASQSMLADEILSACPFGRHRRLVDVGGGDGAFVAAAARRFPDLICVCFDLPAVSDRAAARFAAAGVGDRATAVGGSFLADPIPSADLVTLVRVALDHDDATVLQILRAVRRALPPDGTLVIAEPISGTAGAARITDAYFGLYLMAMGNGRSRTFNEFRDLLQQAGFSRARLVPTRQRLLCSLVVARA; this is encoded by the coding sequence ATGGCCGCCGGCGACGCCCAGGTCGTGTCGGAACCGCGGCGCCGCCGGCCATCTGTCAGCGGCGCCTGGCAGGACCTGCGCAACCGGCTGATCGCCAGCCCGCGCTTCAAGCGCCTCGCCTTCTCGCTGCCCTTCATCCGCCCGCTGGCCGAACGCAACGTCCGGCAGGTGTTCGATCTGCTGGCCGGGTTCGTCTACTCCCAGACGCTTTTCGCCTGTGTCGAACTCGGCCTTCTCCAGAAGCTCGCCGAAGGCCCGCACGACGCGTCGGCGCTCGGCCGCATGACCGATGTCCCGCCGGACCGGCTGCGCCGTCTTCTCGCAGCCGCCGCCGCGGTCGATCTGGTCGAGGAGCGGCGTGATGGCACCTATGGCCTGGGACTGGCCGGCGCCGTAGTCGCCTCCGACCCCGGTTTGATGGCGATGATCCGCCACCACCGCTTTCTCTATGCCGATCTCGCCGATCCGCTCGCACTCGTGCGCGGCACCGCCGGCCCGACCGAGCTCGCCAGCTACTGGCCCTATGCCGCCGCCGACCGGCCGGAGGCACTCGAAGGCGCGCCCGTGACAGACTATTCGGCGCTGATGTCCGCCTCCCAGTCGATGCTCGCCGACGAGATCCTGTCCGCCTGCCCGTTCGGACGGCACCGCAGGCTGGTCGATGTCGGCGGCGGCGACGGCGCGTTCGTCGCGGCCGCTGCCCGGCGGTTCCCGGATCTCATATGCGTCTGCTTCGACCTGCCCGCGGTCAGCGACCGGGCCGCCGCGCGCTTCGCCGCGGCCGGAGTCGGTGACCGGGCCACAGCGGTGGGCGGCAGCTTCCTCGCCGACCCGATTCCGAGCGCCGATCTGGTGACCTTGGTCCGCGTGGCCCTCGACCACGACGACGCGACCGTCCTGCAGATTCTTCGCGCTGTCCGCCGCGCACTGCCACCGGACGGAACGCTGGTGATCGCCGAACCGATTTCCGGAACCGCCGGCGCGGCCCGCATCACGGACGCCTATTTCGGCCTCTATCTGATGGCCATGGGCAACGGAAGATCCCGCACTTTCAACGAGTTCCGGGACCTTCTGCAGCAAGCCGGCTTTTCCCGCGCCCGCCTCGTCCCGACCCGCCAGCGGCTGTTGTGCAGCCTCGTGGTCGCCCGGGCCTGA
- a CDS encoding polyprenyl synthetase family protein encodes MDPTSRIELALEAALGHAATPGCPPKLARALHYAVFPGGARVRPRLCLSVAHACAEEDPTLPDAAATAIEFLHCASLVHDDLPCFDDAALRRGKPSVHVAFGEPLAVLTGDALIVLAFETLARAAVAGPALSARLACLIGRAAGAPDGIAAGQAWESEEDVELAAYHRSKTGSLFATATMSGAASVGADPDAWRMLGERIGEAYQVADDLRDAVCDAATMGKPARQDAALDRPNAVSELGLEGAVKRLEGLIASAIASIPDCAGADDLRAQIGAEAKHFLPKGLARVAA; translated from the coding sequence ATGGACCCGACCTCGCGCATTGAACTCGCTCTCGAAGCCGCCCTCGGCCACGCCGCCACCCCCGGCTGCCCGCCGAAACTCGCCCGGGCGCTCCACTACGCCGTCTTCCCCGGAGGGGCCCGCGTGCGGCCCCGGCTCTGCCTGTCGGTCGCCCATGCCTGCGCGGAAGAAGACCCGACGCTGCCGGACGCCGCGGCCACCGCGATCGAGTTCCTGCACTGCGCATCCCTCGTTCACGACGACCTGCCGTGTTTCGACGACGCGGCGCTTCGGCGCGGCAAGCCGTCGGTCCACGTCGCCTTCGGCGAACCCCTTGCCGTGCTGACCGGCGACGCCCTGATCGTGCTCGCCTTCGAGACGCTGGCCCGCGCCGCGGTTGCCGGACCGGCGCTCAGCGCCAGGCTCGCTTGCCTGATCGGTCGCGCCGCCGGCGCCCCCGACGGGATCGCCGCGGGTCAGGCGTGGGAATCCGAAGAAGACGTCGAACTCGCCGCCTACCACCGCTCCAAGACCGGATCGCTGTTCGCCACCGCGACCATGTCCGGCGCGGCCTCGGTCGGCGCCGACCCCGATGCCTGGCGGATGCTCGGCGAACGGATCGGCGAGGCCTATCAGGTCGCCGACGATCTGCGCGACGCCGTCTGCGACGCCGCGACCATGGGCAAGCCTGCCCGGCAGGACGCCGCGCTCGACCGGCCGAACGCTGTATCCGAGCTGGGTCTGGAAGGAGCCGTGAAGCGCCTGGAGGGCCTGATCGCCTCGGCAATCGCGTCGATCCCGGACTGTGCGGGCGCCGACGACCTGCGCGCTCAGATCGGGGCGGAAGCCAAGCATTTCCTGCCCAAGGGCCTCGCCCGCGTGGCCGCTTGA
- the crtD gene encoding 1-hydroxycarotenoid 3,4-desaturase CrtD, with amino-acid sequence MRQRRVVIVGAGMAGLAAAIDLAARGVEVVVFDAADAPGGKMREVRIAGEPIDAGPTVLTMRSVFEELFEAAGASLADRVPMDPAETLARHAWDEGGRLDLFADRERSADAIGDFAGAAAARGYLAFCAESRRIFEALDTTFMRAQQTGPAGLTRRFGVTGAADLAAIKPFTTLWRALGKHFRDPRLRQLFGRYATYCGGSPFLAPATLMLVAHVEQSGVWMVRGGMHRLARGMADLAGESGAVVRYASPVARIAVHGRVATGVVLESGEEVAADAVISAADVSAIAGGAFGEAVSGAVEGVPPAERSQSALTWAEVAVPDGFPLARHTVFFSSDYEAEFRDVFRDRRLPEAPTVYVCAQDRDASGGPADGEPGAEKGGDRLAFIVNAPPDGDRRRFDPEEIDRCIERAKSLMGRCGLTLHAGPGERTTTTPADYERMFPNTGGALYGRAPHGAMAAFRRPGSRSRVSGLYLAGGSVHPGPGVPMAALSGRLAAEAVMQDFASTGRSRPAATPGGISTG; translated from the coding sequence GTGCGCCAGCGCAGGGTCGTTATCGTCGGCGCCGGAATGGCCGGCCTCGCGGCTGCGATCGATCTCGCGGCGCGAGGGGTCGAGGTCGTCGTCTTCGACGCGGCCGACGCGCCCGGCGGCAAAATGCGGGAGGTCCGCATCGCCGGTGAGCCGATCGATGCCGGGCCGACGGTGCTGACCATGCGGTCCGTGTTCGAGGAGCTGTTCGAGGCCGCGGGCGCGTCGCTCGCCGACCGCGTGCCGATGGATCCGGCGGAAACGCTCGCCCGGCATGCCTGGGACGAGGGTGGGCGGCTGGACCTGTTTGCCGACCGGGAGCGATCCGCCGATGCCATCGGCGATTTCGCAGGCGCGGCAGCGGCGCGGGGCTATCTCGCCTTCTGCGCCGAGTCGCGCCGGATCTTCGAAGCGCTCGACACCACATTCATGCGAGCCCAGCAGACCGGGCCGGCGGGTCTGACCCGACGCTTCGGGGTCACGGGAGCGGCCGACCTGGCAGCGATCAAGCCGTTCACCACCCTATGGCGGGCGCTCGGCAAGCATTTTCGCGATCCCCGGCTGAGGCAGCTGTTCGGCCGCTACGCCACCTATTGCGGGGGCTCGCCCTTTCTGGCGCCGGCCACGCTGATGCTGGTCGCCCATGTCGAGCAGTCGGGCGTCTGGATGGTGCGCGGCGGCATGCACCGGCTCGCCCGCGGGATGGCCGACCTGGCCGGGGAGAGCGGCGCGGTGGTCCGGTACGCCAGCCCGGTCGCCCGGATCGCCGTCCATGGCCGGGTGGCGACCGGCGTGGTGCTGGAGAGCGGCGAAGAGGTTGCGGCCGACGCCGTGATCTCTGCAGCGGACGTGTCCGCCATCGCGGGCGGCGCTTTCGGCGAGGCGGTCAGCGGCGCGGTGGAGGGCGTGCCGCCGGCGGAGCGCTCCCAGTCGGCGCTCACCTGGGCGGAGGTCGCGGTGCCGGACGGATTTCCGCTGGCCCGGCACACCGTCTTCTTTTCCAGCGACTACGAGGCGGAGTTCCGCGACGTGTTCCGGGACCGGCGCCTGCCGGAAGCGCCCACCGTCTATGTCTGCGCCCAGGACCGCGACGCGTCCGGCGGTCCGGCGGACGGCGAACCCGGAGCGGAGAAGGGAGGCGACCGCCTGGCCTTCATCGTGAACGCACCACCCGATGGCGACCGGCGGCGGTTCGACCCGGAGGAGATCGATCGATGCATCGAACGCGCGAAAAGCCTGATGGGGCGCTGCGGCCTGACCCTTCACGCGGGTCCGGGCGAGCGGACGACGACGACACCGGCGGACTACGAGCGGATGTTTCCCAACACCGGCGGGGCGCTCTACGGGCGGGCGCCGCACGGAGCGATGGCGGCGTTCCGCAGGCCGGGATCCCGCAGCCGGGTCTCCGGCCTCTATCTGGCGGGTGGGAGCGTCCATCCGGGTCCGGGCGTGCCGATGGCGGCGCTTTCGGGACGTCTGGCGGCGGAGGCGGTGATGCAGGATTTCGCTTCGACCGGCCGGTCCCGCCCGGCGGCTACGCCTGGTGGTATCTCGACGGGCTGA
- a CDS encoding hydratase: protein MFSSYYAWSGRADPENHVCLNVALYGDGGNRWTMTERGRRSLRRTPDTFEVGPSAVSWDGETLVYRLAERGAPLPRAVCGEVRVRPEPLIDEAFTLDARGRHVWAPLAPAAAIEVDLERPKLRWRGRAYLDSNRGSEPLEAGFRRWHWARAHIGRGTAVLYDVEPRDGEPFSTFLRFGADGRPEELPTPPVAGLPTTLWRVGRRIGADAGTDPAVVRTLEDSPFYARSLVETTLLGEMATAVHESLSLDRFARGWVKVLLPFRMPRITW from the coding sequence GTGTTCTCCTCCTACTACGCCTGGAGCGGCCGCGCCGATCCGGAAAACCATGTCTGCCTCAACGTCGCGCTCTACGGCGACGGGGGAAACCGCTGGACCATGACCGAACGCGGACGCCGTTCACTCCGGCGGACACCGGACACGTTCGAGGTCGGGCCGAGCGCCGTCTCCTGGGACGGCGAGACGCTGGTCTACCGGCTCGCGGAACGCGGGGCCCCGCTGCCGAGGGCGGTGTGCGGCGAGGTGAGGGTTCGTCCCGAGCCCCTGATCGACGAGGCGTTCACGCTGGACGCGCGGGGGCGTCATGTGTGGGCGCCGCTGGCGCCGGCGGCGGCCATCGAGGTCGATCTCGAGCGGCCGAAGCTGCGCTGGCGGGGTCGCGCCTATCTCGACAGCAACCGGGGCAGCGAGCCGCTGGAGGCCGGCTTCCGGCGCTGGCACTGGGCGCGCGCCCACATCGGCCGCGGCACCGCGGTGCTCTATGACGTCGAGCCGCGCGACGGGGAGCCCTTTTCGACCTTTCTTCGCTTCGGTGCGGACGGACGGCCCGAAGAGCTGCCGACACCGCCCGTAGCCGGGCTTCCGACCACGCTCTGGCGGGTCGGCCGCCGCATCGGCGCCGATGCGGGAACCGATCCGGCCGTGGTCCGGACGCTGGAGGATTCGCCGTTTTATGCGCGGTCGCTGGTGGAAACGACGCTGCTCGGTGAGATGGCGACGGCGGTGCACGAAAGCCTGTCGCTGGACCGGTTCGCCCGCGGCTGGGTCAAGGTTCTGCTGCCGTTCCGCATGCCGCGGATCACCTGGTAG
- a CDS encoding TspO/MBR family protein, with protein sequence MTLEPYLVLFGFIVACTLVALSGALFRPGPWYERMAKPSWTPPNYVFGPVWTVLYVMIAVSGWLVWRAAGFEGAPVAFAIYGVQLALNALWSAIFFGMRRPGLAIVDVAALWLSILATIVAFYPHSQTAALLLLPYLVWVSIASALNVAVWRLNLPSARVRS encoded by the coding sequence ATGACGCTCGAACCCTATCTGGTCCTCTTTGGCTTCATCGTGGCGTGCACGCTGGTGGCCTTGTCGGGGGCGCTGTTCCGGCCGGGCCCGTGGTACGAGCGAATGGCCAAACCCTCGTGGACGCCGCCGAACTACGTCTTCGGCCCGGTCTGGACGGTTCTTTACGTCATGATCGCCGTCTCGGGCTGGCTCGTCTGGCGCGCAGCCGGATTCGAGGGAGCGCCGGTCGCGTTCGCGATCTATGGGGTGCAGCTCGCCCTCAACGCGCTGTGGTCGGCGATCTTCTTCGGCATGCGGCGGCCCGGGCTCGCGATCGTGGACGTCGCCGCGCTGTGGCTCTCGATCCTCGCCACGATCGTCGCATTCTACCCCCACAGCCAGACGGCCGCGCTGCTGCTCCTGCCCTATCTCGTCTGGGTGAGCATCGCTTCGGCGCTCAACGTCGCCGTCTGGCGGCTGAACCTGCCCTCGGCCCGGGTCCGGAGCTGA
- a CDS encoding phytoene/squalene synthase family protein, which translates to MQRPSAEKAADIAACRATIKGGSKSFFAASLLLPGRVRDPAYALYAFCRLSDDAVDVAGGRTATIARLRDRLERAYAGNPVPDPVDRALARTVDSFAIPIELPMALIEGLAWDAEGRRYETLADLSAYAARVAGSVGAMMALLMGARSPEQISRACDLGIAMQFTNIARDVGEDARNGRIYLPTAWLDEAGIDRDRLLRGDPSCARRLQGPLQHLLSAADDLYARADAGIARLPLDCQPGIRAARGLYQEIGRELERRGLDPLAGRAVVSNARKGRLLVTSLAGMGGRTTVAGAPALAEAGFLVDAVRPLGPSPAAVPPWWDFGARISATIDLFDRLERRERVRRAVGES; encoded by the coding sequence ATGCAACGACCTTCCGCTGAAAAGGCTGCTGACATCGCCGCCTGCCGGGCCACCATCAAGGGCGGTTCCAAGTCGTTCTTCGCGGCCTCCCTTTTGCTGCCGGGCCGCGTCCGCGATCCGGCCTACGCGCTCTATGCCTTCTGCCGTCTGTCCGACGACGCGGTCGACGTGGCCGGCGGGCGGACGGCGACCATCGCGCGGCTGCGGGACCGTCTTGAGCGCGCCTATGCCGGCAACCCGGTCCCCGACCCCGTCGACCGGGCGCTCGCCCGCACGGTCGACAGCTTCGCGATCCCGATCGAGCTGCCGATGGCGCTGATCGAAGGCCTCGCTTGGGACGCGGAAGGCCGGCGTTACGAGACCCTGGCCGACCTGAGCGCCTACGCCGCGCGGGTCGCCGGATCGGTGGGCGCCATGATGGCCCTCCTGATGGGCGCCCGCAGTCCGGAGCAGATCTCCCGGGCCTGCGATCTGGGCATCGCCATGCAGTTCACCAACATTGCCCGCGACGTCGGCGAGGACGCCCGCAACGGCCGGATCTACCTGCCGACCGCCTGGCTCGACGAGGCCGGCATCGACCGCGACAGGCTGCTGCGCGGCGATCCTTCCTGTGCCCGACGCCTTCAGGGGCCGCTTCAGCACCTGCTGTCCGCAGCCGACGACCTCTACGCCCGGGCCGACGCCGGGATCGCCCGCCTGCCGCTGGACTGCCAGCCGGGCATCCGCGCCGCCCGGGGGCTCTATCAGGAGATCGGCCGCGAGCTGGAGCGGCGCGGGCTCGATCCGCTTGCCGGACGCGCGGTCGTCTCCAACGCCCGAAAGGGCCGGCTTCTCGTCACCTCGCTCGCCGGCATGGGCGGACGGACAACGGTAGCCGGCGCGCCGGCACTTGCCGAAGCCGGCTTTCTCGTCGACGCGGTCCGCCCGCTCGGACCGTCTCCTGCCGCCGTCCCGCCCTGGTGGGATTTCGGCGCCCGGATCTCCGCGACCATCGACCTGTTCGACCGGCTGGAACGGCGCGAACGGGTCCGGCGAGCCGTCGGGGAATCCTGA
- a CDS encoding phytoene desaturase: MTAPVPPPAFATTERADRPHAVVIGAGFGGLSAAIRLGARGYRVTVLERLEMAGGRACVFRQDGFTFDAGPTIITAPFLFDELWELCGRRRADEVEFRAMTPFYRIRFDDGSWFDCSDDPEAMRAEVRRFAPGDVEGYDAFMHRSEAVYRVGFEQLGHVPFDAPSSMVKIAPDLVRLGGYRSVYGLVSGYVRDERLRTVLSFHPLLIGGNPFRATAIYCLIAFLERRFGVHFAMGGTGKLVDGLVKLIEGQNNRVRLNAPVAEITLDQGRASGVRLASGETIAADIVVSNADSATTYRKLLPASARRRWTNRRIDKARYSMSLFVWYFGTRRQYPDVDHHTILMGPRYRGLLRDIFDRKVLADDFSLYLHRPTATDPSLAPPGSDAFYVLSPVPHMDAGLDWAALAEPYRQRIEAYLEATLLPGLRLEIVTSRLMTPPDFESRLSSHKGAAFGLEPVLTQSAWFRPHNRSEEVDGLYLVGAGTHPGAGLPGVLSSARVLDTVVPDATTFR; this comes from the coding sequence ATGACGGCCCCGGTTCCACCTCCGGCATTTGCCACCACGGAGCGGGCCGACCGCCCGCACGCCGTGGTGATCGGCGCCGGCTTCGGCGGTCTTTCCGCCGCGATCCGGCTCGGCGCCCGCGGCTACCGGGTCACCGTGCTGGAACGCCTGGAGATGGCCGGCGGCCGCGCCTGCGTCTTCCGCCAAGACGGCTTCACCTTCGACGCCGGACCGACGATCATCACCGCCCCGTTCCTGTTCGACGAGCTCTGGGAGCTGTGCGGCCGCCGTCGCGCCGACGAAGTCGAGTTCCGGGCGATGACGCCGTTCTACCGGATCCGCTTCGACGACGGCTCCTGGTTCGACTGCAGCGACGATCCCGAGGCCATGCGGGCCGAAGTGCGCCGGTTCGCCCCGGGCGACGTGGAGGGCTACGACGCCTTCATGCACCGCAGCGAGGCGGTCTACCGGGTCGGCTTCGAACAGCTCGGCCACGTGCCTTTCGACGCGCCCTCCAGCATGGTGAAGATCGCCCCCGACCTGGTCCGGCTCGGCGGATACCGGTCGGTCTACGGCCTCGTGTCGGGCTACGTCCGCGACGAGCGCCTGCGCACGGTGCTGAGCTTCCATCCGCTCCTGATCGGCGGCAACCCGTTCCGCGCCACCGCCATCTACTGCCTGATCGCCTTCCTCGAGCGGCGCTTCGGCGTCCACTTCGCGATGGGCGGGACGGGCAAGCTCGTCGATGGGCTCGTCAAGCTCATCGAAGGCCAGAACAACCGCGTCCGCCTGAACGCGCCCGTCGCCGAGATCACCCTCGATCAGGGCCGCGCCAGCGGCGTACGGCTTGCCTCAGGCGAGACGATCGCGGCCGACATCGTCGTCTCCAACGCCGATTCCGCGACCACCTACCGCAAGCTGCTGCCTGCCTCGGCGCGGCGCCGCTGGACCAACCGCCGCATCGACAAGGCGCGCTATTCCATGAGCCTGTTCGTCTGGTATTTCGGCACCCGCCGCCAATACCCGGACGTCGACCACCACACCATCCTGATGGGTCCGCGTTATCGCGGCCTCTTGCGCGACATATTCGATCGGAAGGTCCTGGCCGACGACTTCAGCCTCTATCTGCACCGGCCGACCGCCACCGACCCCAGCCTCGCCCCGCCCGGCTCCGACGCCTTCTACGTCCTCTCTCCCGTTCCGCATATGGACGCGGGCCTCGACTGGGCGGCCCTCGCCGAACCCTACCGGCAACGGATCGAAGCCTATCTGGAGGCGACGCTGCTGCCCGGTCTGCGCCTGGAGATCGTGACCTCGCGCCTCATGACCCCGCCCGATTTCGAGAGCCGTCTGTCCTCCCACAAGGGCGCCGCATTCGGTCTCGAGCCGGTGCTGACCCAAAGCGCCTGGTTCCGTCCCCACAACCGCAGCGAAGAGGTCGATGGCCTCTATCTGGTCGGAGCCGGAACCCATCCGGGCGCCGGTCTCCCCGGGGTCCTGTCGTCCGCCCGCGTACTCGACACGGTGGTGCCCGATGCAACGACCTTCCGCTGA
- the bchO gene encoding alpha/beta fold hydrolase BchO: protein MLTWDTDGRQWPNRETSDFVRAGELRWHVQRMGHGPDLLLLHGTAASTHSWRDLMPLLAAHFRVTAPDLPGHGFTETLRRNRPTLPAMAAAVRDLLEEIGCRPSIVVGHSAGAAIAARLVLDGALSPRLLVALNGAFLPFRGAAGQLFPSLARALVANPLVPHAVALSAGSGAVARMLAGSGSTLDAAGLRFYGQLFRDPTHVGAALQMMANWDLATLERDLPKLAASTLLLVGSADRFVDPIEARKVCRLVPHCERVVLPGRGHLMHEEDPAGVAEIIVERSNALGALEAA from the coding sequence ATGCTGACCTGGGACACCGACGGACGCCAATGGCCGAACCGGGAGACAAGCGACTTCGTGCGCGCGGGGGAGCTGAGATGGCACGTCCAGCGCATGGGGCACGGTCCCGATCTGCTGCTTCTGCACGGGACAGCCGCCTCGACCCATTCCTGGCGTGATCTCATGCCGCTGCTCGCCGCGCACTTCCGGGTGACCGCGCCCGACCTGCCCGGCCACGGCTTCACCGAAACGCTCCGGCGGAACCGGCCGACATTGCCTGCGATGGCGGCTGCGGTTCGCGACCTCCTGGAGGAGATCGGATGCCGGCCGTCGATTGTGGTGGGGCATTCGGCGGGGGCTGCGATCGCCGCCCGCCTGGTTCTCGACGGCGCGCTCAGTCCCCGTCTCCTGGTCGCGCTCAACGGCGCCTTCCTGCCCTTCCGCGGCGCGGCCGGACAGCTGTTTCCGTCGCTCGCCAGAGCTCTCGTGGCCAACCCGCTCGTCCCCCACGCCGTCGCCCTGTCGGCCGGCAGCGGGGCCGTCGCACGGATGCTCGCGGGAAGCGGTTCGACCCTCGATGCCGCGGGCCTGCGTTTCTACGGCCAGCTGTTTCGCGACCCTACCCATGTGGGTGCTGCCCTGCAGATGATGGCGAACTGGGATCTCGCGACGCTCGAACGCGACCTGCCGAAGCTGGCCGCATCCACGCTGCTTCTGGTCGGCAGCGCCGACCGCTTCGTCGATCCGATCGAGGCGCGCAAGGTCTGCCGTCTGGTTCCGCACTGCGAGCGCGTGGTCCTGCCCGGTCGCGGCCACCTCATGCACGAGGAGGATCCGGCCGGGGTGGCGGAGATCATCGTCGAACGCTCCAACGCGCTTGGAGCGCTCGAAGCGGCATGA